The following proteins come from a genomic window of Anopheles ziemanni chromosome 3, idAnoZiCoDA_A2_x.2, whole genome shotgun sequence:
- the LOC131284208 gene encoding E3 ubiquitin-protein ligase Iruka-like, translating into MEALVENTATSTPRFYCHTCNIEISSISSEFTCPRCSQGFIEELPALPASSPPPLQDLGQPSGEYGHPLNEQAIRLAGEIFTNTLLSPFFRNHNDPRDGDEAGTSSSAGNGDHAMYTLDDIPIDGGSQPSGPSGAGGPIGEGGEGAAGSSVSTGVGGVTLFGGDPRPSMRFPGRRGSRRRGMQNINHVDHILREILISVSGGANGGAAGGPMFFMGNPGDYAWGREGIDTIVTQLLNQMDNTGPPPLEKERIAEIPTVTINAEQVERKLQCSVCFEDFVIDESVRKLPCMHVYHEPCIIPWLELHGTCPICRKSLTPEQSQASPQSQSQQTQENSTETPPEESSESNQQPQEQRPQPQQLTPSSQNQQGVITFRIQDLLPILSGPSMTNMVVEMGPSGVSSSSLPQAGGNVSRIAPTPGSAFARRSNAPSAPSSSRGSRTTNEPGNSNRDDDGNIDNTLDLD; encoded by the exons ATGGAAGCCCTGGTGGAAAACACGGCTACTTCAACGCCAAGGTTTTACTGTCATACATGCAACATCGAGATCAGCAGCATTTCATCG GAGTTCACATGTCCGCGCTGTTCACAAGGCTTCATCGAGGAGTTACCGGCGTTGCCTGCTTCCAGCCCTCCGCCATTACAAGACCTAGGCCAACCATCGGGCGAATACGGCCACCCACTAAATGAG CAAGCGATACGGCTGGCTGGGGAGATTTTTACAAACACTTTGCTTTCGCCATTTTTCCGCAACCACAACGATCCTCGGGATGGGGATGAAGCAGGAACGTCTTCGAGTGCCGGCAATGGTGATCATGCCATGTACACGCTAGACGACATTCCTATCGACGGCGGCAGCCAACCTTCGGGTCCGTCCGGTGCTGGAGGTCCCATCGGCGAGGGTGGCGAAGGGGCAGCCGGAAGCAGTGTGTCCACCGGTGTCGGTGGTGTTACGCTGTTCGGTGGTGACCCACGGCCGTCGATGCGATTCCCGGGACGACGCGGAAGCAGGAGACGCGGTATGCAAAACATCAATCACGTCGATCACATCCTACGGGAGATTCTGATATCGGTGTCGGGCGGGGCGAATGGTGGTGCTGCCGGCGGACCAATGTTTTTCATGGGCAACCCGGGAGATTACGCGTGGGGTCGCGAAGGTATCGACACGATCGTTACCCAGCTGCTCAACCAGATGGACAATACCGGCCCACCGCCGTTGGAGAAGGAACGGATCGCGGAAATACCAACGGTCACAATCAACGCGGAACAGGTCGAGCGGAAGCTGCAGTGTTCGGTGTGCTTCGAGGACTTTGTCATTGATGAGTCGGTTCGGAAGCTGCCGTGCATG CACGTGTATCATGAACCCTGCATCATCCCGTGGTTGGAATTGCACGGCACCTGCCCCATTTGTCGCAAGAGCCTTACGCCAGAACAGTCCCAAGCGAGCCCCCAATCGCAATCGCAGCAAACACAGGAAAACTCCACCGAAACGCCCCCAGAGGAAAGCTCTGAATCGAACCAGCAGCCGCAGGAACAACGACCGCAGCCGCAGCAACTGACACCCTCCTCGCAGAACCAACAGGGTGTGATTACCTTCAGAATAC AGGATCTGCTTCCTATCCTTTCAGGGCCATCGATGACAAACATGGTGGTCGAGATGGGCCCATCCGGCGTCTCATCATCTAGTCTACCACAGGCCGGCGGCAACGTCTCCAGAATAGCACCCACTCCTGGCAGTGCTTTCGCGCGCCGATCGAACGCACCGTCGGCACCCTCTTCTTCACGCGGTTCCCGCACCACCAATGAGCCGGGTAACAGTAATCGGGATGACGATGGAAATATTGATAATACGCTAGATTTAGATtaa
- the LOC131289336 gene encoding T-complex protein 1 subunit gamma translates to MYAPQQPILILSKNTKRESGRKVQLENINAGKTIADLIRTCLGPQAMMKMLMDPMGGIVMTNDGNAILREITVQHPAAKSMIEIARTQDEEVGDGTTSVIVLAGEMLAVAEQFLKQQIHPTVIIRAYREALEDMVNILQDEVSIELNRSDKNRLADVIKSCVGTKFIGRWTDMAVRIALDAVETVSLTENGRTEIDIKKYAKVEKIPGGSIEDSCVLRGIMLNKDVTHPKMRRYIEKPRIVLLDCPLEYKKGESQTNVEIVGDQDFTKLLQIEEEHVARLCADIIAVKPDVVFTEKGVSDLAQHFLLKAGITAIRRLRKTDNNRLARACGATIVNRTEELTEKDVGTGAGLFEIKKLGDEYFCFVTECDDPKACTILLRGASKDVLNETERNLQDALHVARNLMLEPKLLPGGGAVEMAVSQALAKKQIQGPYRAVAQALEIIPRTLAQNCGANTIRTLTALRAKHASHPEGKGPCTWGIDGITGQLADMQEKNIWEPLSVKLQVYKTAVETAILLLRIDDIVSGSKKRGDDGTGPSPAAAAAGMGGE, encoded by the exons ATGTACGCCCCGCAGCAGCCGATTCTAATTCTCA GCAAAAACACCAAGCGAGAAAGCGGCCGAAAGGTGCAGTTGGAGAACATCAATGCCGGCAAA ACGATCGCCGATTTGATCCGCACGTGCCTAGGTCCGCAGGCGATGATGAAAATGCTGATGGACCCGATGGGCGGCATCGTCATGACGAACGACGGCAATGCCATTCTGCGTGAAATCACCGTGCAGCATCCGGCCGCGAAGAGTATGATCGAAATCGCTCGCACGCAGGACGAGGAGGTCGGTGATGGAACCACGTCGGTCATCGTGCTTGCGGGGGAAATGTTGGCCGTGGCGGAGCAGTTCCTGAAGCAGCAAATTCATCCGACCGTGATCATCCGTGCGTATCGGGAAGCGCTGGAGGACATGGTGAACATTCTCCAGGATGAGGTTAGCATCGAGCTGAACCGCTCGGATAAGAACCGGCTGGCAGATGTGATCAAGTCGTGCGTCGGAACAAAGTTCATCGGTCGCTGGACCGATATGGCCGTGCGTATCGCGCTGGATGCGGTCGAGACGGTTTCGCTGACGGAGAACGGTCGCACCGAGATCGACATCAAGAAGTACGCCAAGGTGGAGAAGATTCCCGGCGGTTCGATCGAGGATTCGTGCGTGCTGCGCGGTATCATGCTGAACAAGGATGTCACACACCCGAAGATGCGTCGTTACATCGAGAAGCCACGCATCGTTCTGCTGGACTGCCCACTCGAGTACAAGAAGGGCGAGAGCCAAACGAACGTGGAGATTGTCGGCGATCAGGACTTCACGAAGTTGCTCCAGATCGAGGAGGAGCATGTGGCTCGCCTCTGCGCCGACATTATCGCAGTCAAGCCAGACGTAGTGTTCACGGAGAAGGGCGTTTCCGATCTCGCACAGCACTTCCTACTGAAGGCAGGCATCACGGCTATCCGCCGACTGCGCAAAACGGACAACAACCGGCTGGCTCGCGCTTGCGGTGCCACGATCGTCAACCGTACCGAGGAGCTGACGGAGAAGGACGTCGGCACGGGAGCGGGGCTGTTCGAGATTAAGAAGCTGGGCGACGAGTACTTCTGCTTCGTGACCGAGTGTGACGACCCGAAGGCGTGCACAATTCTACTCCGCGGTGCCTCGAAGGACGTGCTGAACGAGACGGAACGCAATCTGCAGGATGCGCTGCACGTCGCGCGCAACCTTATGCTCGAACCAAAGCTTCTCCCCGGTGGAGGAGCTGTGGAGATGGCCGTCTCGCAGGCACTGGCCAAGAAACAGATCCAGGGACCGTACCGAGCGGTGGCACAGGCATTGGAAATCATCCCGCGTACGCTGGCCCAGAATTGCGGTGCCAACACGATCCGCACGTTGACGGCACTCCGGGCGAAGCACGCATCACACCCGGAAGGCAAGGGACCATGcacgtggggcattgacggtaTCACCGGGCAGCTGGCGGACATGCAGGAAAAGAACATCTGGGAACCGCTCTCGGTGAAGCTGCAGGTGTACAAGACGGCCGTCGAAACGGCCATTCTGCTTCTGCGCATCGACGACATCGTGTCCGGATCGAAGAAGCGAGGTGACGACGGCACTGGCCCCTCGCCggccgctgctgccgctggCATGGGAGGAGAATAG
- the LOC131284209 gene encoding small ribosomal subunit protein eS10B-like — protein MFMPKEHRVTIYIHLFVEGVLVIKKNHKRDETHLELATIPNVHIIKTMQSLQSKRYVKEKFVWNHYYWFLTEEGITFLRDVLHLPPNALPKTLMKSPTVCGLLQRSNCGLKYSNVGDIDKLEYRGGFGKFNSSGLRSLQKPKEMPAIKDNDKLEYRRGYGYSNNRK, from the coding sequence ATGTTCATGCCCAAAGAACATCGCGTGACCATCTACATACATCTGTTCGTGGAAGGCGTGCTAGTGATCAAGAAAAACCATAAGCGAGATGAAACTCATCTGGAGCTAGCGACCATTCCAAACGTGCATATCATCAAGACGATGCAGTCGCTGCAATCGAAACGCTACGTGAAGGAGAAATTCGTCTGGAATCACTACTACTGGTTTCTTACCGAAGAGGGGATCACATTCCTTCGTGATGTCCTACATCTTCCTCCGAATGCTCTTCCAAAAACTCTGATGAAAAGTCCGACAGTATGCGGGTTGCTGCAGCGATCTAATTGTGGCCTGAAGTATTCGAATGTTGGGGACATCGATAAGCTTGAATATCGTGGAGGATTTGGGAAATTCAACTCGTCCGGTCTTCGTTCACTGCAGAAACCCAAGGAAATGCCAGCTATAAAAGATAACGATAAGCTGGAATATCGTCGTGGATATGGATATTCCAACAACCGGAAGTGA